GCCCAAGTTCACCCAGCCGAGGCCAGATATGGAGCACTGCTTGCGCCACACGGCGATACCCCACATCTCCGCCCAGCGTCCCCGCACCGCGAAGGAGGTGACCATCCCCGACACCTTCCTCACCGTGGAGCAGGCTGCCGAACGCCTCGGCACCGGCGTGCGCTTCATCCGGCGCCTCATCTCCGAACGCCGCATCGGCTACGCCAAGTTCGGCAAGCATGTCCGCATCGCCGACAGCGTCCTGACCGCGTACATCGAGGAGCAGACCGTCGAACCCCTGCGCGGCCGACAGGCGCGCTTCGGGCTGGTGGTCTGAGTGACGCGATCCCGCAGAAGGGCACCGCGCCGCAGCTTCGGCGCGATCCGCAAACTGCCCTCGGGCCGCTACCAGGCCCGCTACCCAGGCGCAGGCGGCATCCTGCGCGCGGCCCCGCAGACCTACGAGACCAAGCGCGACGCTGAGGTGTTCCTCGCCCAGATCCAGGCCGACCAGGCCAGAGGCGACTGGATCGACCCGATGGCCGGCGAGGTGCTGTTCGCCGAGTACGCCAAGCGCTGGATCGATGAGCGCGGCATCGCTCCGACTACCGAGGAGCTGTACCGGAGGCTGCTGCGCCTCCACCTGGAGCCGACCTTCGGTGAGCAGCACGTCAACACCATCAGCCCTGCCAAGGTCAGGACCTGGCGCGCGGAGCGGCTCAAGGCGACCGGTGACACCACCACCGCCAAGTCATACCGGCTGCTGAAGGCCATCATGCAGACGGCTGTCGAGGACGAGCTGATACGGCGCAACCCCTGCTCCATCCGCGGAGCGGGCCGCGAGGACGCGGACGAGCGGCCGGTGGCCACTGTCGATCAGGTCCTTGCGCTCGCCGAGGCCATCGGGATCCGCTGGCGGCTGATGGTTCTGCTGGGCGCCTTCGCCTCCATGCGCCCGGAGGAGCTGGCCGAGCTGCGACGCGCCGACATCGACCTCGATGCTGGCTCGGTCTGGGTCCGGCGTGCCGCGCCGGAGCTGAATACCGGCCGCCGGGTGATCGGGGATCCCAAGTCCCGTGCGGGCAAACGGGAGATCGCGCTGCCGTCCTTCGTGCTCCTCGATGTCCGCCGGCACCTGGAATGGTTCGCCAAGGACGGGCCCGACGGCCTGGTCTTCGTGGGGGAGAGGGGTGCGGCGCTGCGGGGCACCACCTTCGGCCGCAAGTGGCGCAAGGCCCGCGACGCGGTCGGCATGCCGAAGTGCTTCCGCTTCTACGACCTGCGCCACACCGGCAACACCCTCGCCGCCGACACCGGCGCCAAGCTGAAGGACCTGATGGTCCGCGCAGGTCAGTCGTCCGAGCGTGCGCAGCTGATCTATCAGCACTCCACCAAGGAGCATCAGCGCAGGCTCGCCGACGACATCGACGCCACCGTCCGCAGCCAGCGCACGTCGGCGGATCGTGGGTCGGGCACCAGCGCGACCGCCACCGTCCACAGGATCGTTCCCCCGCTCGCGGCTCCTGCCGGAGCGGCCCGGCGGAGGTGACGCACAGGGGTGTGGTTCCGGCAGCCAGCCGGGGCCGCACCCCTGCGGCATGTGGTTGTGGCGTTGAATGATGGGTTGGCCAGCACGCCGCCGGAAGTCGGGGCGTAGACCATGCGCAGTCGGCCCTGCGGGTGAGGTGCAGCCGTCGCCCGTTGCTTACCGGAGCAGTGAGGAACGCGGTGCATCGAGGTGGTCCCACCACCAGCGGATGGCAGGCAGAGCTGGCGGCTGCCCGACCTGTCCTGGGGGCTGGTCAGTGATCCCGGCATGGGAGACCAGCGGGCCGTCTGCGACGGCGTAGCGGTGGGTCCGTTCTCGAAGATGCCAGTCGAGGGCGCCACGCACGAGGTGGCTCAGGCCGGTGAGGTAGTCCCGAAGCTGCGGACTGCCGCTGGTCTTCACCTGATCGCTGAGGTCGACGAACAGGCGCATCACCTGGTCGCGCAGCACGAGCACTTCGGCGACCGCCTGATCAGTGGCCAGGCCCTGGTGGGCCAGCAGGTGGACAAGGTTGCGTGAGGCCGGGTTCGCCTCGCCGGATTCCCTGCCGAAGGAGAACACATCGTTGTCCATGATGATCAGCAAGGTGGCCGCGCCCCGCAGTGCCTGGACGGGCGGCATGTCCCGCTCGTCGACGGTGACGGCGGTGGCTGCCGCCACCAGTGCCGCCGCTGTGAATGCGCCCATGGAGCTGATCCGCCGGGCCACGTAGGTGTTGATGCTCGGCACCTGCCCGGCAGGGTTCGTTTCCTCCCACAGCATCCCCCCGAGCCAGTCCCGCACGGCTTCGGCGAAGTGTGCAGTCTGTCCAGGGGTGGTTCGCGCATGGATTCGGTGGGCCAGATCGATCCACGGCGCTTCGAATGGATGTGCCTCTTCAAGCACCCCGGCGTCCGGCACCTTGAGGGTGTAAACCACCCGGGGCACGTAGCCGGCCATGTAGGCCAGGACTCCTTCAAGGGCCTGGGGGCCCGAGCCGACTGGCGCGTCATCGATGGCCAGGGCGAGGTAGCAGAGGTCGCTGTAGATCTGGGCGATGTCCACTGGGACTGCCGGGAGAGTGAGGGCCGCGGCCTCGCCGCAGTTAATGGCCGCCACCCACTGCTGATCGCGTCCGAGGCCGAACCGGTCGAGCCACGCGACCGACCGGCTCTCCAGTCGGATTGCCTCAGGATGGATGGCGTAGGGAACCGGGCAGTAGACGGCGGGGACCTCGATGCGGACCGGGACGGCTCCGTCTGGCGGTGTGGCTGTCACGTGGTGCGTCGCCTCTTCCTTGTCGCGAAATACAGGGGTGAACGTTCAGCCTTGTAGGACGGTTCGATTCCGCGTCCGGGCCGGTACTCGCTTCGTCACCGATCACGCCCCGATATCTGGCGCGCCAAGGAGGCCATGCCGGCGGCGGAGCGAGGTTCCGGTTCAGCGGCCCGCAGATGGTGCAAAGCCACCTCGATGTGGCGCTGGGCCTCGGACTGAGACCAAGAGCGGCCTCCAGCCTCTTCCACCAAGCGTGCGGCCTGCTCCAGCTGAAGCAGGGACAGCGATCCGGGCATCGCATAGAGACGGGCGAGAGCCTGCCCGGCAGCACTGTCAGAGGCGAGAGCACGCGTGATCGGCAAAGATTTCTTCCGCGCGGACAGATCCGACCAACGGGGCTTTCCTGTGACCTGAGGATCGCCCCAGATGCCCAACAGGTCGTCCGTCAGCTGGAACGCGGCTCCCAGATGCGCTCCGAAGGCCCGCATCTGCTCCACGCGGCCGTCATCCGCACCCGCCGCCACTGCCCCCAAGGCGCAGGCGGCAGCGATCAGCGCACCGGTCTTGGACTGCGCCATCGCCTGGGCCTCGGCTATCGCCACGGTCGGGCGGTCCTGGAAGGTGACATCTGCGTACTCGCCGTCGATCAGATGCTGCACGGCCGCGTTCAGACGGGCGAGTCCGGTGCTAGCCAGGGCTCCGCCCGCCTCCAGAAGAACCTGCGAGGCCAGGAAGAACAGGGCATCCCCGGCCAGGACCGCCGCCGGAACACCGAACACGGTCCACAGAGCCGGCCTCCCCCTGCGTAATCGGTCCTCGTCGATGACATCGTCGTGAAGGAGAGAGGCGTTGTGCACGAGCTCGACCGCCACTGCCGCCGGTACACCCTGCTCTGCTCCACCGCCCACTGCCCGACAGGCCAGCAGCGCCAGCGCGGCCCGAACCCCCTTACCCTCCTCCGAGACCAAGGGGTCGCCGCGCTGGTCCCACCAGCCGAAGTGGCACCCGGCAAGATGCCGCACCGCGCCGGGCAACTGGTCCACGGCCGCACGCAGCGGCAAGGAAACGGACAGACCAGCGGCGATGTCATCCTCATCACGTCGCGGCACAACCGGCCGGCTAACAGACGCGTCCATAGATCCGGCTCCCCGACTCGCCTTACACCGCTGACTGCGCCTATCCCGGCCCGTCCCCCTCTGGGTCCGGCGCTTCCCTCCAACTCACCCTCTCCAGCCGCGGAACGCAACCCGGCCCAACCAGCGCATGAATACCTCTCGATGCACGGCACATGACAAGAGCACGCCACGCGCTCCGGAGCACGCCGGAAGCGCGTCCCCACCCCCGAGTCAACCGCTGCACCGTGTCCAAGTACGGATCAAGGCCCTAGTGGTGCAGGTCACTCGAAATGCGTCTCGGGATTCGGGACGCCTCGGGGTTCGGTGGCCACGAGTGACGATTCGGCGCCCAATCTGACGCCCCGTTACGGCACTTATGGCACGCGAATGGCACGCGGGCCCTGAGAGGTCTAGACAACAAACAAGCCCCAGGTCGCTGACCTGGGGCTTTGTCGTGGAGCGGATGACGGGAATCGAACCCGCGCTATAAGCTTGGGAAGCTCATGTTCTACCATTAAACTACATCCGCATATCGGTCCAGTTGCCTGGAGCCGTATCGTTGCTCACTGTACCCCATGGTCGACCCCCGGTGTATTTGCCGTGGGGTCGCTGTCATGTGTGGCGTGCACCGGAGCGTGTGCGTGCGGGAGTTGGGGCGTACCGTGTGGGTTCGGAGCGGCGGCTGGAGTAGGTCCCGATCATCCCCTAATGTGGCGATTCGTCGTAGTACGGCTCGTTGGGGAAAGGGACTTGATGGAGCACACCGTCGTCCGTTGTGCCGAAGGGCACGTTTTCAGTACCGCCTCCTTCCCGCTGCAGCACCTCGGTGCCGGCCGGATCGGGCCGGGACGGTTGCTGCGGTGTCCGCGGTGTGCGCGGTTGCGGCAGGCCGTGCCCGTGGGCGGCGTGAAGCGGTAGCTGGGAGAGGCGGGGCGCGCGGGGCGCCGCTCTCGATTGGGGGTGGCCCGTGCGCCTGCGTATCCTCGGGACGTGCTTCTCTCTGACAAAGACATCCGGGCCGAGATCGACAGCGGACGGGTTCGCATCGACCCGTTCGAGGAATCGATGGTGCAGCCCTCCAGCATCGACGTGCGCCTCGACCGGTTCTTCCGGGTGTTCGAGAACCACCGGTACGCCCACATCGACCCCGCCGTCGAGCAGGCGGACCTGACCCGCATGGTCGAGCCGGAGGGGGATGAGGCCTTCATCCTGCACCCCGGTGAGTTCGTGCTCGCCTCGACGTACGAGGTCATCTCGCTGCCCGACGACATCGCCTCCAGACTGGAGGGGAAGTCCAGTCTCGGTCGGCTGGGGCTGGTGACGCATTCGACCGCGGGGTTCATCGACCCGGGGTTCTCCGGGCACGTGACCCTGGAGCTGTCGAACCTCGCCACGCTGCCGATCAAGCTCTGGCCGGGCATGAAGATCGGGCAGCTGTGCATGTTCCGCCTCAGCTCGCCCGCGGAGTTCCCGTACGGCAGTGACCGCTACGGGTCCAGGTACCAGGGGCAGCGCGGGCCGACCGCCTCGCGGTCCTTCCAGAACTTCCACCGCACCCAGGTGAGGCACGAAGCATGAGTGACGGAGTACGCGAGAACCTGACCTACGAGGGCTTCGGGCGAGCCGTGCGCGAGCTGGCGCAGACCATCGCCAACGACGGCTACGAGCCCGACATCATCCTGAGCATCGCCCGGGGCGGGGTGTTCGTCGCGGGCGGTCTGGCGTACGCGCTCGACTGCAAGAACATTCACCTCGTGAACGTGGAGTTCTACACGGGTGTGGGCACGACGCTCGAGATGCCGGTCATGCTGGCGCCGGTGCCGGAGGCGATCGACTTCACGAACAAGAAGGTGCTGATCGCCGACGACGTCGCCGACACCGGCAAGACGCTCAAGCTGGTGCACGACTTCTGCCTCGGGCACGTCGCCGAGGTCCGGTCCGCCGTCATCTACGAGAAGTCGCACTCCCTCGTGCAGTGCGAGTACGTCT
This genomic window from Streptomyces sp. NBC_01351 contains:
- a CDS encoding helix-turn-helix domain-containing protein; translation: MRHTAIPHISAQRPRTAKEVTIPDTFLTVEQAAERLGTGVRFIRRLISERRIGYAKFGKHVRIADSVLTAYIEEQTVEPLRGRQARFGLVV
- a CDS encoding tyrosine-type recombinase/integrase, producing MTRSRRRAPRRSFGAIRKLPSGRYQARYPGAGGILRAAPQTYETKRDAEVFLAQIQADQARGDWIDPMAGEVLFAEYAKRWIDERGIAPTTEELYRRLLRLHLEPTFGEQHVNTISPAKVRTWRAERLKATGDTTTAKSYRLLKAIMQTAVEDELIRRNPCSIRGAGREDADERPVATVDQVLALAEAIGIRWRLMVLLGAFASMRPEELAELRRADIDLDAGSVWVRRAAPELNTGRRVIGDPKSRAGKREIALPSFVLLDVRRHLEWFAKDGPDGLVFVGERGAALRGTTFGRKWRKARDAVGMPKCFRFYDLRHTGNTLAADTGAKLKDLMVRAGQSSERAQLIYQHSTKEHQRRLADDIDATVRSQRTSADRGSGTSATATVHRIVPPLAAPAGAARRR
- a CDS encoding terpene synthase family protein; this translates as MTATPPDGAVPVRIEVPAVYCPVPYAIHPEAIRLESRSVAWLDRFGLGRDQQWVAAINCGEAAALTLPAVPVDIAQIYSDLCYLALAIDDAPVGSGPQALEGVLAYMAGYVPRVVYTLKVPDAGVLEEAHPFEAPWIDLAHRIHARTTPGQTAHFAEAVRDWLGGMLWEETNPAGQVPSINTYVARRISSMGAFTAAALVAAATAVTVDERDMPPVQALRGAATLLIIMDNDVFSFGRESGEANPASRNLVHLLAHQGLATDQAVAEVLVLRDQVMRLFVDLSDQVKTSGSPQLRDYLTGLSHLVRGALDWHLRERTHRYAVADGPLVSHAGITDQPPGQVGQPPALPAIRWWWDHLDAPRSSLLR
- a CDS encoding polyprenyl synthetase family protein; this encodes MDASVSRPVVPRRDEDDIAAGLSVSLPLRAAVDQLPGAVRHLAGCHFGWWDQRGDPLVSEEGKGVRAALALLACRAVGGGAEQGVPAAVAVELVHNASLLHDDVIDEDRLRRGRPALWTVFGVPAAVLAGDALFFLASQVLLEAGGALASTGLARLNAAVQHLIDGEYADVTFQDRPTVAIAEAQAMAQSKTGALIAAACALGAVAAGADDGRVEQMRAFGAHLGAAFQLTDDLLGIWGDPQVTGKPRWSDLSARKKSLPITRALASDSAAGQALARLYAMPGSLSLLQLEQAARLVEEAGGRSWSQSEAQRHIEVALHHLRAAEPEPRSAAGMASLARQISGRDR
- the dcd gene encoding dCTP deaminase, translated to MLLSDKDIRAEIDSGRVRIDPFEESMVQPSSIDVRLDRFFRVFENHRYAHIDPAVEQADLTRMVEPEGDEAFILHPGEFVLASTYEVISLPDDIASRLEGKSSLGRLGLVTHSTAGFIDPGFSGHVTLELSNLATLPIKLWPGMKIGQLCMFRLSSPAEFPYGSDRYGSRYQGQRGPTASRSFQNFHRTQVRHEA
- a CDS encoding phosphoribosyltransferase; translation: MSDGVRENLTYEGFGRAVRELAQTIANDGYEPDIILSIARGGVFVAGGLAYALDCKNIHLVNVEFYTGVGTTLEMPVMLAPVPEAIDFTNKKVLIADDVADTGKTLKLVHDFCLGHVAEVRSAVIYEKSHSLVQCEYVWKRTDDWIEFPWSVQPPVVKREGQVLDA